One genomic segment of Hordeum vulgare subsp. vulgare chromosome 2H, MorexV3_pseudomolecules_assembly, whole genome shotgun sequence includes these proteins:
- the LOC123429259 gene encoding LOW QUALITY PROTEIN: uncharacterized protein LOC123429259 (The sequence of the model RefSeq protein was modified relative to this genomic sequence to represent the inferred CDS: deleted 1 base in 1 codon; substituted 1 base at 1 genomic stop codon) has protein sequence MDGDGELPFDFFSQTASSGAAAHHIDEDGWGMTPPRLRRPRLGGRGAPRSHRAGEHRPQRRLRRHRLLPQHGHVHATFSSGECGRPWCAPPADQIGRCGASAGSSTSPRSPPSEAPGSSWQAGSRDVGTRWCXFKSLGSGRQRQAAPIMVEDVEEEDEPAEEDVQAEEDDSMLNQHIQRPKSKANWTDRNTLTLCEIACEEIDAGNYAGRVWSPQAYKNMREKYWERAKLWHPGREFRNKITNLKGLYNDWVWLQQQTGCGRGSDGEVTATADWWEKEIKDRPNLKKFRNGNPEYMPLLHEIFHEVAVDGSSAYVPGTEDCLELSNDDDLDGNEGFVSSPMSTSTQKRGSRSELRSTASSPSKRSKTLDNMPRTQGKTRGPFVKYMKDIETKLEKESEKTDSILQALVNQGNEKVRRSEERAQSVKNCQNLAIECGASEESVEYFVACDLFKEKHNRTVFQNMKTPEARLIWLKRWCRAKNMYAADGEI, from the exons ATGGACGGCGACGGCGAACTCCCCTTTGATTTCTTCTCGCAGACGGCGTCTTCCGGTGCTGCGGCGCACCACATCGACGAGGACGGGTGGGGGATGACGCCCCCTCGTCTCCG TCGGCCGCGGCTCGGTGGCCGGGGGGCTCCGCGCTCCCATCGGGCTGGAGAACATCGACCTCAACGCCGACTCCGCCGTCACCGCCTCCTACCCCAACATGGGCATGTACACGCAACTTTTTCATCAGGGGAGTGCGGCCGGCCATGGTGTGCCCCTCCAGCGGACCAGATCGGACGGTGTGGCGCATCGGCAGGGTCGTCCACCTCGCCAAGGTCTCCCCCCAGTGAGGCCCCAGGATCGTCGTGGCAAGCAGGTAGTCGCGACGTCGGGACGAGGTGGTGCTAGTTCAAGTCGCTC GGCAGCGGCAGGCAGCGGCAGGCAGCACCGATCATGGTAGAAGATGTTGAGGAAGAAGATGAACCAGCTGAAGAAGATGTTCAGGCAGAGGAAGACGACAGCATGCTGAACCAGCATATCCAG AGGCCAAAAAGCAAGGCTAACTGGACAGACAGAAATACATTGACTTTATGTGAAATAGCTTGTGAGGAAATAGATGCTGGCAATTACGCTGGTAGAGTTTGGAGCCCTCAGGCGTACAAGAATATGAGGGAGAAATATTGGGAAAGGGCAAAGCTGTGGCATCCAGGCAGGGAATTCAGGAACAAAATAACTAACTTGAAGGGCTTGTACAATGATTGGGTATGGTTGCAGCAGCAAACCGGCTGCGGCCGCGGCTCAGATGGCGAAGTGACGGCAACTGCAGATTGGTGGGAGAAAGAAATCAAG GATAGACCAAATCTCAAGAAATTTAGAAATGGTAACCCTGAGTATATGCCCCTGTTACATGAGATATTTCATGAGGTCGCTGTGGATGGTTCATCTGCTTATGTTCCTGGGACAGAAGATTGTTTGGAGTTAAGTAATGATGATGACCTGGATGGCAATGAAGGCTTTGTGTCCAGCCCTATGAGTACCAGCACTCAAAAGAGAGGGAGCCGCTCAGAGTTAAGGAGTACAGCTAGTAGTCCTTCAAAGAGAAGCAAAACTTTAGACAACATGCCTCGTACTCAAGGCAAAACTCGGGGTCCATTTGTGAAATATATGAAGGACATTGAAACTAAGTTGGAGAAGGAAAGTGAGAAAACAGACTCTATTTTGCAGGCTCTTGTGAACCAAGGCAATGAAAAGGTTAGGAGAAGTGAGGAACGTGCTCAGTCAGTAAAAAACTGTCAGAACCTTGCCATTGAGTGTGGAGCATCAGAAGAGTCAGTTGAGTACTTTGTTGCTTGTGATTTATTCAAGGAGAAACACAACAGAACTGTCTTCCAGAACATGAAGACCCCTGAAGCTAGGTTGATATGGTTGAAGAGATGGTGCAGGGCGAAGAACATGTATGCAGCAGATGGCGAGATATGA